The genomic stretch ggcttgtaacgatcaaatttcacttaggaccagtcgactagtggttgTACCAGTGGATTGGTAGCGAGAAACATAACTTGTGTTTTCTCCCGAACTCTATTTaagagagctcggggtgcttgaccatggttgacgaaataagcttaattaaagtctattagaagtctcctaagtgctccaagctcttcttgtgatctaagggTTTTGGATCAAcattgtggtgagatttctccaccaagaaggaggtttgagctagccggagttttctGAGGAATTATCTACCGACAGAtcgggatcgcccaccttacggacagccgtggagtaggaactttatccgaaccacgtaaacgagcaTGTCTTTGTGGTTTGCTTGTCTTCActcttcttgttttagtttagttttctacttattagtttgttttgtatttcgctgtgcactaacattatagaaaGCGAACGATTTGAGTGAAATGTTATTCACCCCcaccctctagcggacgtcaaggtcctaatAGTTCTTAGTGTTGATCAGAATCGAATTATtgttataatataataatgaGTAGAAATGAAGTATACATATTATAGTACGTAGTTATGAACTATAATTActacaatataattttttttttagcattgATCAGAGTGAAGTATCCATGTGATAGCATTATGAATTTGTAACGGCtacataatataaaaaaaatagtttttgaaataaaaatgtaATAATAATAGGATATGACCATAGTTTAAAGAATCATGATCCTACGTCAAGATTAGATTGGTAGAGATGGGATTCTACCATGTGATAGCATTATGAATTTGTAACGGCTacataacataaaaaaaatagtttttgaaataaaaatgtaATAATAATAGGATATGACCATAGTTTAAAGAATCATGATCCTACGTCAAGATTAGATTGGTAGAGATgagatcgtagaatcgtacgatcctactaAAAATACTTAAATATATGATTAAtaactagaaaaaaaaatatctaaaaagatcatttgtatataaatatattaataattttatttatacatGCAATTATCAACACTTACTCCTCATATAACATTATTATCtcaacaaatttaaattaactagtaatttaaTTACCATTTTAGTATtgtaatatttaataatatttatattttcatatcataaaataaaataaaaaagtataaaatttatattatcacaataacaataataataataataataataataataatggtatTTAACCTTaagaatatttatttgatttacaAAATGACTCAATTTAAAGGCCAACAAAATAGTTAACATAGCAAAAGTTATTGAATATTTTATTTCAAACACAAATGctgaaaataatcttttaaaaatctattgaTTCTGTGAATATCAAGTAATAGACATCTAAAATCTCATCATTTTGGAGAAAAAATGATAGAATattattgattaaaaaattaaataaatatttaaataatctcaAACCCTAACTCTACAaagacaaaaaataataataataagacaaaaaataacaaaaaaaaaagataaaatattttgagACTTCAAAAAGGTTTAAAAGATGTTGGTTAAGAGTAAACGTTGTAATTAACTATAGATATCTaaatgagttttaatttgatatattatagatttCGTGGTTCAATCTGAGTTAAAAATTATGATCTCTCAAAATTTCTATCGATCCTATTTCGATCATATTCTGATCTTATTAATCCTATTATAATTCTATTGTAAAAATTGATTTTGTACAATTCTGAATCGATTTCTACTTTTAGATCATAAAATCATACGATCCAATGATCTAATATCATGATTTTACAAACTATGGATGTGACACCTTTTTATAATGGATAAAAAGGGAAATTCCCCTTTAACAATTTCAATAAAAAGATGCTCCTTTTAATTTTTGCCGTTTATTCTTTATGAAATAATAAACTTTTATAATACAATCTTAATTATTTCGCTATTTGCATAATTTTGAATGAAAGGATAGCCAAAAGGGTGGTGTAAGTGGAAGCCTTACACTAACAATGCCCTCTTTGAGTTGGCCAAtgctttatgcttcctcatgcTACTCTGTGTTGCACTTCTCCTAACTATTTTACAACCCCTTTACAACATGATCCCAATTCAAAATACTTTACATATGTCATTTGTACTAATCCAAATCATTCTCCTCTAATTACTCTCGAAATCCTTAAGTATCATCCTCCATTTGGTTTAATTCGAAAATGGTTGTCATGGGAAGAAGAAAAGATAGGGAATCTTCCAAACATTCAAAGCTTAGATGGTCTCAATCAGTTTGATGCTGATGAGAAAATGATGGTCTCATATTCCCTTTACGTACGAACACTGTACACTGCTTGAGCTGCCCCATTCGATGTTGTTCAAAGATTAATGATTATTGGCTTGGGGCTAAGAAATGAGACGAGATTCCTATCAgttatcttcaaaattaatcaataGTAAGAATtagatattaaattaaaaaagaaagattaactATGATTGAGATTAAAATAGAGAGAATTCCTCAGGTAGAACACTCTTTCGATGCATATAAAAGGCCTCCACAGGCCCCTACGAACAAACCAACACACCCAAAGTAAACTGAGCTTCCTCTCCTCTTAGCTCTCTGCTTCAAGAGTTGTATGGCAAAGGAAGCCGAATTGAAGGTGAGCCAGAGCATCTCTGAGTTCGTCTAGCTAGCTAGATAGCTTTGTGTTTAGTTTAAAATCTGGTATTTGTGCAGAGTGTCGATCTGAAGGTTTCTGTTAACTGTTGTGAGGGATGCAAGAGGAAAGTTTTGAAGGCCTTGAGCACCAAAGGTAATTGTTCATAATTTTTCATTGTTTTGTGTGTGTTTTTTGTGTGAAAAATTATTGTTGTTTCATGGTTTTAGGTGTACTGAGGGCAGAGATTCATCCAACCCTGCCCAAAGTGACGGTCATTGGCAATGTTGATGTAGGAATCCTGATAAAGAAGTTGTCCAAAGTCGGGAAAAGTGCTGAAGTATTGTCCGAGGAGACGCAAAAGCCGCAAAGAGATGATGGGGTAAGCGAGAAGGAAAAGGATAAAGGGAAAGAACCCGAGAACGATAAGAGTTCTTCGATCGACAATGGAAAGAGTAATGAGAGCAAGAGCACCCTAAACAAGGATGAGATTGGCAaagataaagaaggagaaaagaATCCCGTGGTTGTCGAAACAACAAAGGGTGTGTACCCTACAATTGTAACCACCATTCCACAAATGAGCTTGTACCAAACTATAGCACCACAAGCCAAAGTTTACTACCCGGTGGAGCCTGTTGTAGTTCCCATGCCATACTACCCCATGAATGCCGACCCTGCTCCGGCCGCATTCTACATTCAAGACTATCGCTACTACGAAACGCCGTCCTACCGCCATTCACCACCGCAGTCGCAAGCAATGGCTGCTCTCGGTGACTACTTCAACGAAGACAATACGGTAGGTTGCCGGATCATGTGAAGGATTGAACTTACCCAATTTTTGTTTGACAAAGGGTAGAGGATGAACCCTATTGAGGTGGTCATGGACCACAACTTTCTTGATATTCATATACGGAAAAGGCGGGGGGAATTGAATGTCTCCCTTGCAACTTTGACTCGGCTCTTAGAGCTTAGAAAGGCTTAATTCCTTATCAATGTCATTGTTGTCATCTATGAGCTGTTCAAGTTATTAACAAGTAGGAATCTTTTGCTAAGTGAGCTTGAAATCATGCTTTGGAAGCTGTTTACGACAAAATTTAGGCCGATCGCAGTGGAACTGAGGATGAATTCTCGACAAGTGAAAGGTGGATTCCTGTTGGGGGCCAAGGAATAAAGTAAGAAAGCCATTAGCCACCAAAATTTTGATACTCAATGATGGTTTTGTTCATAGTCAATGTACAAGAATATCAAGGAAAAGTTGAAAAAGACAGCTTTTGATGCTGTCTAGATTTTGCTACATTAAGTTTTGTGGAGGAACAAGTCCAGTCCAGTCCAGTCAGTTATGTAGTTAGTTTTGTGGGGAAGATGCTCCTTGGGAAGATATTTTGACTCCATTCTGCAGCTAGAACAGCTACTTTATACCGGTTGAGGCACGGATTCTAGTGTGTTGGTGTTAACTTAGTAACGAAGAAGAGAATAAAGGTTTCAGCTCTGAAAACAATCATTGATGATGTATATTAAAGAACATTGAATTAACTGATACGCTCATGGTTATACTGATTGAAACTAGCctaatcaattatatatatatatatatatatatatacacgtatCATGGTTATACTGATTGAAACTAGCCTAatcaattttatatatatatatatatatatatatatatatatatatatatatatatcgacatCCAGACCCTCAAAAATAAATCAGGGCGTCTGGGAGTAACTCCGAGCGTCTGGACCTGTGAGAGTCGCCCAAGAATGTGCACCAAACAGGTGTGCAGAGTAACAAaaccctaaatatatatatagagaaaaaaa from Zingiber officinale cultivar Zhangliang chromosome 5B, Zo_v1.1, whole genome shotgun sequence encodes the following:
- the LOC121985075 gene encoding heavy metal-associated isoprenylated plant protein 35-like; the protein is MAKEAELKSVDLKVSVNCCEGCKRKVLKALSTKGVLRAEIHPTLPKVTVIGNVDVGILIKKLSKVGKSAEVLSEETQKPQRDDGVSEKEKDKGKEPENDKSSSIDNGKSNESKSTLNKDEIGKDKEGEKNPVVVETTKGVYPTIVTTIPQMSLYQTIAPQAKVYYPVEPVVVPMPYYPMNADPAPAAFYIQDYRYYETPSYRHSPPQSQAMAALGDYFNEDNTVGCRIM